In Oryza sativa Japonica Group chromosome 3, ASM3414082v1, one DNA window encodes the following:
- the LOC4333230 gene encoding mitotic checkpoint protein BUB3.1, which yields MSAAAAPAAAVGSGKELANPPTDGISNLRFSNHSDHLLVSSWDKTVRLYDADANVLKGEFVHAGAVLDCCFHDDSSGFSAGADHTVRRLVFGSAKEDLLGRHDAPVRCVEYSYAAGQVITGSWDKTIKCWDPRGVSGPERTLVGTYAQPERVYSLSLVGNRLVVATAGRHVNIYDLRNMSQHEQKRDSSLKYQTRCVRCFPNGTGYALSSVEGRVSMEFFDLSESAQSKKYAFKCHRKSEAGRDTVYPVNAIAFHPIYGTFATGGCDGFVNVWDGINKKRLYQYSKYASSIAALSFSKDGHLLAVASSYTYEEGEKSHEPDAIFIRSVNEVEVKPKPKALAAP from the exons atgagcgccgccgccgccccagcaGCCGCCGTCGGCAGCGGCAAGGAGCTCGCCAACCCGCCGACGGACGGGATCTCCAACCTCCGGTTCTCCAACCACAGTGACCACCTCCTCGTCTCCTCCTGGGACAAG ACGGTGCGCCTCTACGACGCCGACGCGAACGTGCTCAAGGGTGAGTTCGTACACGCCGGGGCCGTGCTCGACTGCTGCTTCCACGACGACTCCTCCGGGTTTagcgccggcgccgaccacACCGTGCGTAG GTTAGTATTTGGTTCAGCAAAAGAGGATCTTTTAGGACGGCATGATGCTCCTGTTCGCTGCGTGGAGTACTCTTATGCTGCAG GTCAAGTCATCACTGGCAGCTGGGATAAGACTATCAAGTGTTGGGATCCAAGAGGTGTAAGTGGACCAGAGCGTACGCTTGTTGGGACATATGCTCAACCTGAGCGTGTATATTCTCTGTCGTTAGTGGGGAATAGGTTGGTTGTTGCAACAGCAGGAAGACATGTCAATATTTATGATCTGCGTAATATGTCTCAACATGAGCAAAAAAGGGACTCTTCTTTGAAATATCAAACACGTTGTGTTCGATGTTTCCCCAATGGAACAG GATATGCCCTAAGTTCTGTTGAAGGACGAGTTTCTATGGAATTCTTTGATCTATCTGAGTCTGCTCAATCTAAAAA GTATGCTTTCAAGTGTCATCGGAAATCAGAAGCTGGCCGGGACACCGTTTATCCTGTCAATGCAATTGCATTCCATCCAAT ATATGGTACATTTGCCACTGGTGGGTGTGACGGATTTGTGAATGTATGGGATGGCATTAACAAGAAAAGACTATATCAG TATTCAAAGTATGCGTCAAGCATAGCTGCTTTGTCATTTAGTAAGGATGGGCACCTGCTCGCTGTGGCATCCAGCTACACTTATGAAGAGGGAGAAAAATC CCATGAACCTGATGCAATATTTATCCGGTCAGTGAATGAAGTGGAAGTAAAGCCGAAGCCTAAGGCACTGGCAGCACCTTAG